ACTCCGGGTTTCAACCTAGATGAGGTTTAGATGCGATAGCCCTGCGGGGACTTCCTGTACGAATACGGTACTCATTGTCAGAACCTTTCATCTTGACCACCCCATCAGGGCGTGGATCTTCGGCAAGTTGCTCAATCTTCTTAGCGATGCGATTGTAAACGTCATCAGGCAAAGCATCTAGCTGTTTTTGCACAGCTTTCGGTGTGATGATGGTGTAGGTCATGCCGATCGCTCTGCCCGTTTTGCCTTGTATTCATCAAAGGTCATGTAATCCCCTGCTTCGTAGTCAGCACGGGCAGCCTGAATTTCAGCAATGTCCTCGGTCGAATCTTCATCATCGGGGAATAACTCGGCTTCTAGAAGTTCCCAAAGCTGATGTTTTTCAGCAATGTCTAGTGAGGAAATTGCTTGCAGCAATGATTGAAATGAGATGTCTACTTTCACAATATTCTCAGCCATTAGAACTTGCCTCTGTTTTTATTTTTGCATCGTGTATTTTCAATTGCTCCTGTGCCCATTCTCGCAGTTGCTCATCGAAGTCATAAGCCGCTTTGTTGCGCAGCGGTTTGATCGTTTTGGGGGGAAGCATGATTTTAATCATGGTTGCAACCAGTTTTGAATTTGCAATTCAGGAATTCGTTGAAAATGACTGAGGTTATTGGTGATTACACATAATCCTTGAGCCAAAGCAGTAGAAGCGATTAGGATGTCTGCATCTCCAATCAGTTCACCTCGCTGTCTCAAAAGTGCGTAGATGTCAGAAGCTTTGATAATGATTTCATCAGTCAGCAGCAAAATGATATTCACCTCACAGAAGAGATCGAATGCCGCAAGCTGTTTTGTTGCACCTTTTGCTTTTAGTCCACGCAGAATCTCATATCGAGTAATGATCGAGAAAGTGAACTGTTCATGAGCGACCAAGTACTCCTGAGCTTTCGGAATCACAACTGGATCCTGGCGCAGGATAGCAGAGAGAATATCCGTATCCAGAAGTGCAGGTAAAACGGTCATTGAATCAGTGAATCCTCAAAGAAACTTTGACGCTCTAAAGCAATTTGCTCAACGTCTTGAATCTGCTCAGCAGAAAACCCTTCATAAACTTCAGCCGCCAACTGAAGCATTTGCTCTGGTCTTATTTTGGTTTGCGATTTAACAATCAACTGAACTTCCTGTCCTTCAGATAACTCTGGTACTTTTAATGGACGAAAGATCCCATTCTCATAAACTGCTTCTACAATCTGTTGCATATTATTCGACCTCCATTTCTAATTTTTCATTTTGCATTTTTAATTGCTCCTGTGCCCATTCTCGTAGTTGCTCATCGGGATCGTTGATGACGCGATCGCGCAGCAATTCAAAAGTTTTGGGATGGATGGAATAATGCTCAAGGAGAGCACGTAGAGCAATTTTACGAGGATTAATCGTTAGTGTCTCTGTGTCAGATTGAAAGGGATCTTCTACTGTAAGATCGCACAAAAGCTTGAAGATTTCAGGGTTTTCTACACAGCTTTGGATTAATTCTTCTAGTGCAGCTCGTCGAATCAGAGAATCTCTATTATCTTTAGAATGTTTTTTTAGGATGCATACTGCTTCTGAGAAATTAGAAAAGTATTGCCCTATAATTCGTAGAGCCGAAGTTTTAACTAGTGATTCGTGATCTCGCGTAACAAATTCATCTAGCCAGAGCAAGCTATCCTTAGGATCTTTCTGCATTTTCACTATTCTGTCTATTGCTCTTAGTTGGAATTCAATTATAGATACCCAGTAATCTCCTGGGACTAAACTATATTGAGCTAGTTCTTTGAGGGATTTAATAATGTCTGATTCCGCATCTTTGTAGATGCATCTGTTTCTCGATTCGAGGAAGCAGTCAGCAGCAAGAATAACACTTAGAAATGAATACTCTTCTTGCCTGTAAGTTTGCCCCAATAGGAAATTTATAGCTTGAACTGCAAAATCGCTACTAATCATTAAAATTATAAGTCTTAAAGTTTCATGCCAGGTTTCATCTTGCCAGTGTTGACCGAATATATCATCGCGTAGTTGTTCAAAGGTGAGGGTGTGCTGTTTCTCGAAGCGATGAACAATTTCAACCGCACAAAAATATTCTAAAAAGGTGCGGTGCATGAAGCCGTAGGTGTCGACTCCGCGATAGCAGAGGATGAAGTTACGTTCGCGCAGTTGTTGAATCAGCCGATTGGCTTTTTCGCGGGGTTCACTGAAACCCTGATCGCGCAAATATTTGGTCAAAATGTGGGTGAGGCGATCGCTACTAATCAAATTACCCTTCAGCCCCTCTTCCCCTGCCTGCATCTCATAGGCAATCAGGCGCAACATCTCTTGTTTCTCCCGCCGCCCGATCGCATCCATCGGAATCTGCAATCGCTTGTGATCCACATCCCAGTGGTAGAGCAACACCCGCGCAGCCTGGTCATAGAGGTCGGCGCGATCGCGGGGTAACTCCTGCCGTCGATTCAGAATTGCCATCATCGTCAGCAGTAGTGGATTGTCTGCCAGGTTGGAGATCGCTTTGGAATTGGCGATCGCATCTTTCAATCGCTGTTTTAGCCGCACTTTATCGGGATCGCTGCCCATTGATAAGTCATACCAGCGATCGATAAACTCGTGAATCTCGTCGGTATCGAGGGATTGAATTGTGAAGTGACGAAAACTGCTGTGCTGAAGGCGATCGGGGTTGTAACCAATGATGCGAGATGTGACCAGCACCTGAGCTTTGGGATATTGCTGGGAAAAGCGAATAATATCGTCAATGACGGTCGATTGGGTGGCGCGATCGAACACCTCATCCAGACCATCAAACATCACCAGGGTAGGAGACTCCAGTAAATACTGATGCAGTTGATGTTGATCAAACTGCCAATCTACACCCCGACCTTGATGGAGAAATTCGAGAAAGTTCGCAGATGGATTGATGGCGAATTCCCGCAACTCAATCAATAACGGTAGTTTCTCTGTCTTGCCTTCGACCCATTCCAGTGCTAGGTATTGCAGCAGACTCGACTTACCCGATCCTGGATCTCCTAAAATCACCGTCCGTTGCGAATCTGCTACCGCTTCTAAAACCTTTCGTGCGGGTTGCTGAAAGTACTCGTGACGATAACGCTCTAAGGCTTCAGGCGATAAATCTGCTGCAAGTTGTCCTTCGGCTTGCAATTGTCGTTTCAAGTCCAGAGGCAGGTCGTAGCGCATTGGGGGCAAGGCTTCTCGCACCGTTTGCTCAATGAACATTGCCCAGAGCTTGATGGCATCAACGCGATCGGTGCTGTCAAGGGTGTATAGCTTCAGATAGCCATAGCTGGACTGCAAACTGGCTCGATAAGTCTCAACATCAAAGCCGGGTGAGAGTTGCGCGGTATTGCGGGCAATGTCTTCTAGTAGATCGGTTTCAAGCAGCGATCGCAACTCTGGATTCGCTTTAACAATGCCCTTGACCTCATACACATATTCCTTGCAAATGCCCCGCCAATCAAACTCTTCTAAAGGAAATTGCCATCCAGAAACTTGATATTGTTGTGCCCAGATTTGCTCTAACTGCCCGTAATCAATTTGCTTACAATCCTTCTCAAAAGCTTTTCCCAGAATGGGGCGCACCGCCTTATCCTGCACAAACTTCTTGATTACTGCTTTGTAGTGATGCTGAATACTGGTTTCGGGAACGTCGTTAATCTGAAGCTCTTTAATAAATCGCTTGATAAAGTAGCCAACTGCTTCTGCCATCGGTGTTTTCAGTGCTGTGGCATTGAGTCGGCTGACTCCACTACTCAGGCAATCTTTAAAGAAATCTTGAACATACCCCTCAAGAACAGGCTTACTCAAATCGAGAACCTGCTCTAGCACTAGCTTGCCTAGCTCTATTCCTGTTGTGGCTGCCACCCATTCCAGCATACTGAGATTTCAGACGTGACCTAAAACTACCTCTAATATCGCATCCATATTGGGGAGATGCCAGAGATTTCAAGCTCAAGCCACAACAGACAACCTTGCGCTACGTCCCCACCAGTAACTCAGGCGGCACAACCAGGAGTAATCTCTCGATCAGGAGATCCGATTGCAGGTTATGGTATTGGATTGGGGATACCGTCGTCACAAGGGAGGTCATGCTGGAGTGGGGAGAGGGCGCTATCGAGGGGATGGCTGACCATAGGGTGAGCTTGATGGCAATGGGTGGTGTGCCTTCAGGGTAACTTGGATGCAGTGAGAAACATCAGTACCAGCAAATTCCACCGTCGCGGACTGGATGTATCGAGGCTTCTGGTAACCCGCGCAGGCGGGTTTTGCGTCTGTAGCTGCGGTTTTAACCGCCAAGCTAAACAGTTTTGTCAGTCAAGCAGGGAATGACAGATAACTGTTTTCCTAGGTTGATTAACCGGATTTCCTATCAATTGTTATGGATCGCGCTTCATTGGCAAGGCGTGATAGACCTCGCTAAGACCGCACTTAGTTTTCTGAGCCGGAGAGGTCGCCCGGGGAAATTTCGCTTTCCCCGGACCCCTACGACCAGGGCAAACCGTTGCCCTGGACCCTACGGACGGGATAGTCAATCAGTGGCGTTGGATCGCGTTGCATCGGTGGGGATGCCAGGGGGATGTTGCTGGCCTCTGGCATTTGCAGCTGAACGCTGCCATCTGGGTTGACGTGGGCCCGGAGTCTTAAGGTTTGCATGAGAGGGTGTGCATCTGATTTAAGCCCTGGGCATTCTAAGTATGCAGTTTACAAAGGAGCCATAAATCATGGCTAACAATCAAGTCAGTGCATCGCTGTCCGCCTCTGATCAGGCGGCGGTGCTATCCGCTATTGCCCAGATCAAAGCCAGCATGGACTTTTTAATCGACCTAACGATTCAAGACCGCAAACAGCTGCCCAAGATGGGCGATAAAAGCCGCGCCTTTGTCGGTCGCGCCCTGGAAGTCGCCACCCAGAATCCCGACTTTTTGCCCCGCTCCTTCGACGTGGAGGAAATGCGACGGGATGTGGAATTGACAACCGCCATGGAGCCTGTGGTTCTGGCTCTGAAGCAGCTCTATGAACTGGTAGACGATACCTACATGGCCGTCGGCAGTGAGGCCTATGCCGCCGCCCTATCGGTTTATACCTATGCCAAGGCCAGTGATAAAGGCGCTGGGCTGGATACAGCGATGAAGGATTTGGGCATTCGGTTTGCCGGTCAGGGTAGACGGCGGTCTATAGTGGAAGGGCAAGCCTAGAAGAGGTGTTGTGTCCTCTCGTCTGGCCAACCGTTAGCATTAGGAGGAATTGATATAACCCTGACAATTAACTCAATAGTGTTTCCCTGAGACCGTTGCTGTGTTAGACAGTGACGGTCTCAGTTTTGTTAGGCCCCCAGGGCATCAATCGGGACTCCTTTCATGTTCAAGACGAAATAGTTCCTACTTAAACAAGCCCGACTTTGTTTAAAGACGAAATAGTTCCTACTTAAACAATGCTGACTTTGTTTAAAGATGAAATAGTTCCTACTTAAACAATGCTGACTTTGTTTAAAGATGAAATAGTTCCTACTTAAACAATGCTGACTTTGTTTAAAGACGAAATAGTTCTTGTTGAAGACGAACTTATTGCTGTGGTTTTGAGATTCCCCTCGCTACTGGGGAGATGGCCTGGTGGAGCGTTGGGGCTGTAGATGCGATGCGATC
This portion of the Halomicronema hongdechloris C2206 genome encodes:
- a CDS encoding type II toxin-antitoxin system RelE family toxin codes for the protein MTYTIITPKAVQKQLDALPDDVYNRIAKKIEQLAEDPRPDGVVKMKGSDNEYRIRTGSPRRAIASKPHLG
- a CDS encoding type II toxin-antitoxin system VapC family toxin, producing the protein MTVLPALLDTDILSAILRQDPVVIPKAQEYLVAHEQFTFSIITRYEILRGLKAKGATKQLAAFDLFCEVNIILLLTDEIIIKASDIYALLRQRGELIGDADILIASTALAQGLCVITNNLSHFQRIPELQIQNWLQP
- a CDS encoding antitoxin family protein codes for the protein MQQIVEAVYENGIFRPLKVPELSEGQEVQLIVKSQTKIRPEQMLQLAAEVYEGFSAEQIQDVEQIALERQSFFEDSLIQ
- a CDS encoding NACHT domain-containing protein; the encoded protein is MLEWVAATTGIELGKLVLEQVLDLSKPVLEGYVQDFFKDCLSSGVSRLNATALKTPMAEAVGYFIKRFIKELQINDVPETSIQHHYKAVIKKFVQDKAVRPILGKAFEKDCKQIDYGQLEQIWAQQYQVSGWQFPLEEFDWRGICKEYVYEVKGIVKANPELRSLLETDLLEDIARNTAQLSPGFDVETYRASLQSSYGYLKLYTLDSTDRVDAIKLWAMFIEQTVREALPPMRYDLPLDLKRQLQAEGQLAADLSPEALERYRHEYFQQPARKVLEAVADSQRTVILGDPGSGKSSLLQYLALEWVEGKTEKLPLLIELREFAINPSANFLEFLHQGRGVDWQFDQHQLHQYLLESPTLVMFDGLDEVFDRATQSTVIDDIIRFSQQYPKAQVLVTSRIIGYNPDRLQHSSFRHFTIQSLDTDEIHEFIDRWYDLSMGSDPDKVRLKQRLKDAIANSKAISNLADNPLLLTMMAILNRRQELPRDRADLYDQAARVLLYHWDVDHKRLQIPMDAIGRREKQEMLRLIAYEMQAGEEGLKGNLISSDRLTHILTKYLRDQGFSEPREKANRLIQQLRERNFILCYRGVDTYGFMHRTFLEYFCAVEIVHRFEKQHTLTFEQLRDDIFGQHWQDETWHETLRLIILMISSDFAVQAINFLLGQTYRQEEYSFLSVILAADCFLESRNRCIYKDAESDIIKSLKELAQYSLVPGDYWVSIIEFQLRAIDRIVKMQKDPKDSLLWLDEFVTRDHESLVKTSALRIIGQYFSNFSEAVCILKKHSKDNRDSLIRRAALEELIQSCVENPEIFKLLCDLTVEDPFQSDTETLTINPRKIALRALLEHYSIHPKTFELLRDRVINDPDEQLREWAQEQLKMQNEKLEMEVE